The Devosia sp. MC521 genome segment GGCTCCCGCAGCGGGCGTCGCGGACATCGTCGTGGACATCACCTCGACCGGCTCGACGCTTGTCGCCAATGGCTTGCGTGTTCTGGAAGACGGGGTCATGCTCAAGAGTGAAGCCAATCTCATCGTCTCGAAGACCGCCCCTTGGGATGTGGAACGCAAGGCGATTTTGAGCGACCTTCTCAACAAGCTCGGGAACTAATCATGGAACTGGCGCTGATTTTGCTCGTCGTTTTGATCGGTGTCAGCGCCATTCTTTATTCGGGTTGGTACCCGCAAAAAGATCGGAAAAAAGCCCCGGTGGTGGCGCCTGAAGCGCCATCCGCTGATGTTGCACCTGCTGAAGCGCCAAGCGAGCCTCAGCCTTAACGCGATTTTTTATAGATCAGCTTATCGGCGGCAAGGAAGTTGACGCCGAGTCCGGCTATACTGCCCGCAGCGACAGCAAGCGTTAGGCCGAGGCTGGTATGGGGAACAATACTGGCGACTATGCCATAGGCGAGCCAGTTCATCCCAGCGCCCGGCAACATAGCCGTCAGATAGCGCAAAAACTCTTCGCCCTTGCTAACCCCAGTCCTGCGATCTTTAAATGTGACATTGCGGTTGATCACCCATGTGGTGCCAACACCGGCGAGGAAAGACAGCGCTCTTCCCCAGAACGGTCCGATGTAGGGCGCTGTTAAAACCAACACCCCAGCATCCACTACAAAGGCCAATCCGCCAGCGAAGGCGAAGGGCACGAGCCGCCGAACCGCACTCATTGTAGGGCCTGCGGTGCACGCATTTCAAGGTATCGCAGTCTCTTGGTTTCTCGTCGACCGGTGACTACGCTGTCTAGGATCACCGCGGTCGCGCCCAAAACAACCCCACATAAGACGCCAAATCCAGCCAGGATTGCGGTGGGGAACCGGGGCACAAGGCCGGTGTCGAGATACTCAATGATGATGGGCACGGCCAGCAGCATTGAGATGATAGCGATGATCGCCCCGGTGCAAAGATAAAGCTGTCGCGGTCGTTCTCGGGCATAAAGACGAACGATCATTTCCAGAATTCGCAGCCCATCGCGATATGTGCTGAGCTTGCTCGTCGAACCCTCGATGCGGCTGCCATAGGCGGTCGGCACTTCGCTATAGGGCGCGCGGAGCTCAAGCGCGTGAATGGTCAGCTCTGTCTCGATTTCAAAGCCCTGGGAGAGCGCCGGGAAAGATTTGACGAACCGGCGCGAGAGGACGCGATAGCCCGAGAGCATATCGGTAAACCCACTCCCGAAAATGCGGGCCACTGTGCCAGTCAGCAGCCGATTTCCAAGGACGTGACCCGGACGATATTCCTGCCCATCGCCAATGGGCTGGCGTGTACCAACAACGAGGTCTAACCCCTGGTCGAGGAGTTGGTCGACCATGAATTGGCTCTGGCTGGCGTCATATGTGCCATCGCCATCAGCCATGACATAAACGTCCGCATCGACATCGGCAAACTGCCTGCGCACAACATTGCCTTTTCCACGATAGGGCACATGCCGGACGATGGCACCCGCTGCCGCAGCGATCTCGGCCGTGTGATCGGTCGAGGCATTGTCGAAAACGTAGATGCTGGCTTCCGGTAAGGCAGCGCGAAATGCCGCTACCACGTCGGCGATGATGTTAGCCTCGTTGTAACATGGCAGGATAACCGCTACATGGTTGCCCCGATAAAGCTTGGTCACGCGTAATCTCCCCCCGGAAACGTGGCCATCTTACCGGCACATCATCAAAAAAAGTGTAACGATCCTATGCTCGATCCCTTGCTTCTTCTTGCCCTAATGGGTGTGGGCATGTTGGCAGGTTTTGTCGATGCGATTGCCGGGGGCGGGGGGATGATTGCGCTGCCTGCCATTATGGCGACCGGCATTTCGCCTGTAGCTGCGCTGGCGACCAATAAAATGCAGTCCATTATCGGCACTGGCATGGCGGGCCTCACCTATTGGCGTCGCGGCTTTGTCGACATCAAGAAGCTGCTGCCTGCGGTGGTGCTGACGTTTTTGGGCTCAATGCTGGGCGCTTTCACTGTCGCCTCGATCGACGTAACCTTCCTCACCGTCGCCGTACCAGTGGCGCTCATCGCCATTGCGCTTTACTTCTTATTCGCGCCAAAACTCTCCGATGCCGATCGTGTCGCGCGCCTGCCCGAGCACATCTTCATCCCGGTCATGGGTTTCCTGATCGGCTTTTACGATGGGATTTTTGGGCCCGGTACAGGTTCGTTCTTCTCGATTGGCTTTGTGGTCCTGTTCGGCCTCGGACTTACCCGCGCCACAGGCCACACCAAAATCCTCAACTGCACGTCCAACCTGGCAGCGCTCGTGATCTTCATCCCGCAGGGCCATGTTGTCTGGCCGTTCGCCATTGCTATGGCCCTTGGCCAGATCATCGGCGGCTATGTTGGCGCGCGCACCGGCATTAAGTTCGGCGCAACGCTGATCCGCCCCTTGGTCGTCGTCGTCTCGATTGCGATGGCCGTCAAACTGCTGTTCTGGCCTTAATCGAGGCCAGCAGCCGAACGCAGCGCAGCGTTGATACGGTCCTGCCAGCCGGGGCCGTCATCCTGAAAATGTTCCAACACAGCCCGGTCGAGCTTTAGGCTCACCAGCTCTTTGCCTTCGGGTGGCGCGTGGACACGCGCTGCAGGAGCCTCTGTGCTTGGCTTGCTGGTCGCCGCCTTGAAGGCCGCTTCAGCCGTATCGAGGGCGCTGGCGCGTCTTGGTGGTCGCATATGTATGGGTCCTTGTGTGAGCGCATTCTACACGCGCTAGGTCGTCCCGTCTCAATCACTCAAAAGAAAAGGCGCCGTGTTTCCACGACGCCTTTCCCGTTTCGCTTTAGACCGGTTGGTCTGAGCGTGTGGACTACTAGAAGTCCATGCCGCCCATGCCGCCCATGCCGCCGCCGCCTGGCATTGCCGGAGCGTCAGCCTTAGGGGCTTCAACGATGATAGCCTCGGTGGTGATCAGGAGCGATGCAACCGAAGCTGCGTCCTGAAGCGCGGTGCGAACGACCTTAACTGGGTCGATAACGCCGAGGGCAACCAGATCGCCGTATTCGTCGGTCGCAGCGTTGTAGCCGAACGATACTGCGTTGTTTTCGAGGATACGAGCAACAACGACCGAACCTTCAGCGCCAGCATTGTTCGCAATGGTGCGAACTGGAGCCTGAAGAGCGCGACGAACGATAGCGATACCAGCTTCCTGGTCAGCGTTCGCACCCTTAACGGTGATCGAGTTCGAAGCGCGCAGCAGAGCAACGCCGCCGCCTGGTACGATGCCTTCTTCAACCGCAGCGCGGGTTGCGTTCAGAGCGTCGTCAACGCGGTCCTTGCGTTCCTTAACTTCAACTTCGGTCGAGCCGCCAACGCGGATGACAGCAACGCCACCAGCAAGCTTAGCAAGACGTTCCTGCAGCTTTTCAC includes the following:
- a CDS encoding BrnA antitoxin family protein, which gives rise to MRPPRRASALDTAEAAFKAATSKPSTEAPAARVHAPPEGKELVSLKLDRAVLEHFQDDGPGWQDRINAALRSAAGLD
- a CDS encoding glycosyltransferase — encoded protein: MTKLYRGNHVAVILPCYNEANIIADVVAAFRAALPEASIYVFDNASTDHTAEIAAAAGAIVRHVPYRGKGNVVRRQFADVDADVYVMADGDGTYDASQSQFMVDQLLDQGLDLVVGTRQPIGDGQEYRPGHVLGNRLLTGTVARIFGSGFTDMLSGYRVLSRRFVKSFPALSQGFEIETELTIHALELRAPYSEVPTAYGSRIEGSTSKLSTYRDGLRILEMIVRLYARERPRQLYLCTGAIIAIISMLLAVPIIIEYLDTGLVPRFPTAILAGFGVLCGVVLGATAVILDSVVTGRRETKRLRYLEMRAPQALQ
- a CDS encoding GtrA family protein, with product MSAVRRLVPFAFAGGLAFVVDAGVLVLTAPYIGPFWGRALSFLAGVGTTWVINRNVTFKDRRTGVSKGEEFLRYLTAMLPGAGMNWLAYGIVASIVPHTSLGLTLAVAAGSIAGLGVNFLAADKLIYKKSR
- a CDS encoding TSUP family transporter, whose amino-acid sequence is MLDPLLLLALMGVGMLAGFVDAIAGGGGMIALPAIMATGISPVAALATNKMQSIIGTGMAGLTYWRRGFVDIKKLLPAVVLTFLGSMLGAFTVASIDVTFLTVAVPVALIAIALYFLFAPKLSDADRVARLPEHIFIPVMGFLIGFYDGIFGPGTGSFFSIGFVVLFGLGLTRATGHTKILNCTSNLAALVIFIPQGHVVWPFAIAMALGQIIGGYVGARTGIKFGATLIRPLVVVVSIAMAVKLLFWP